ACGAGCTGGCCCGCTACCTGGAGGGCCGCGATCCGTGGGCCATCAAGCATTTCACGCACTGGGCCTACAACGACTTCCTCGGGAAGCGCGGCTCGATGGAGTGCTACTCGGCCATCAGTGGCCTGGAGCACGCGCTCTGGGACATCTGCGGCAAGGCGGCCGGCCAGCCGGTCTACAACCTGCTTGGCGGGCCGTGCCGCGACAAGATCCGCGTGTACGCCAACGGCTGGGGCGACGGCGGCAAGGATCCCCACGCGACCGCTGCAAAGGCGTTGGAGCTGGTCGAGCAGGGGTTCACGGCGCTGAAGTGGGACCCGTTCCCGAACCCCTGGCGTGCGTACATCGACAAGGAGCAGGAGCAGCACGCCATCGACGGTGTCCGGATCATGCGCGAGACCGTCGGCCCGGACATCGACCTGATGGTTGAGGTCCATCGGCGGCTGGCGCCGATCAACGCGATTCGGGTCGCCAACGCCATCGAGGAGTACAGGCCGTACTGGTTTGAGGAGCCGGTCTCGGCCCGCAACCTCGACGCGATGGCCGAGGTTCGTAAGAAGATCAACCTGCCGATCATGACCGGCGAAGAGCTGTACACCAAGACCGAGTTCCGCGAGGTTTTCGAGCGGCGGTCGGCGGACATCCTCAACCCGGACGTCTGCAACGTCGGCGGCATCCTCGAGCTGAAAGAGATCGCCGCGATGGCCGAGGCCCATCTCGTGGCGATGTCGCCGCACAACTACAACAGCACCATGCTCGGCCTCGCGGCGACGGTCCACGCCTCGGCCACGATGCCGAACTTCCTCATCACCGAGTACTTCGTCAACTTCGAGGATCTCGGCAAGGTCATCGCGAAGCCGCCGCTGCTCCAGGAGGGCGGTTACGTGCCGCTGCCCAAGACCCCGGGCCTGGGCATCGACCTGGACGAGGACGCGCTGCGCGCCCACGCCTACGAGCGGTTCCCGATGCGCGGCATTCGGCAGTACCGCGACGAGCCCTGATCTCGTCCAGCCCTTGACGAACAGAACGCCCGGGACGGGTTCGTCCCGGGCGCGCTGCTCGCCTGGCCGGCAACGACGTGTCACGCATCGCGTGCGTCGATCCTACTTCAGCTCCGTCTCGACGAAGATGACCTCGAAGGCGTTCTCGTTGACGACCTCGTGCTCGGTACCGGCCGTTCGCGTGTACGACTGGCCGGCCACGAGGTTGCCTGCCATCTCGCCATCTGACAGCAGGATGCGGAGTGTCGCGGTCCTCATCGGCACCACCACGTAGTCGAACTCGTGACGGTGAAAGCCGGTCGTCGTGCCGGGCGGGAAGCGCCATTCGGTGACGCGCACCCGCGCGTTGTCGATCTGGACGGTCGGGATCGCTGGCGGTCGAGACGCTGCGCTCATCAGGAAGCCTCCCGCCAGATCGTACGAGCGACGCCGAGGAAGCTGCCAGCCGTCGCGGTGAGAACGGGGGGCAGCGGTGGTGAGTCCCCCTATGGCTCGACCAGCGCGCTGTGCACGATGTTGCTGATGCAGTCGAGGTGCCGCCGGATCCACTCGCCATCGCGCCGGCTGTTCTGGATGTAGGTGAACGACAGGCCGCTCGTCGGATCGGCCCAGGAGATCGACGAGCCGGCGCCGCCGTGCCCGAACGTCGACGCCGGCGCGAGCGTCCCCGTCATCCAGCCGATGGACGTGTCCCCGCGCAGGTAGACGCCGATCCCGCGATGCATCGGGACGCCCTGGCTGGTGTCCACACGGTCCCCGGTGTGGTTCTTCGTCGTGTACGCGATGGTGCGCGGTGAGAGCACCCGCTTCCCGTTGAGCGTCCCGCCCGCCAGCAGCATCTGGTAGAAGGCCGTGAGCGCCGGCGCCGTAGTGTAGCCACCGCCGCCCGGTCGACCGGCCGCCCGGCAGGCCGCCGAGTTCCAGTCGTCGCTCGGCGTCTGCCGGCCGTCCTCGAGGGTGTGCATGTCCACGCAGCGGCCCTGCTGGCGCTCCGGAACGCCGACGAGCAGGTCAGTGATGCCGATCGGATCGAGCAGTTGCTCGCGGATGACCGTTCGGTAGTCCTTGCCGGTCACGGCCTCGATCACCACCGCCGCCGTCCAGTGCGCCGACTCGCCGTGGTAGTGCATCCGCGAGCCGGGCGTCCATTCAAGTGTGAAATCGGCGACCTGCTGGCGCAGCACGTCGTGGTCGGCCCACGCTGCGGCTGTGACCTTCGAGTTCGGGTAGCCGCCCTGGTGGGTGAGCACCTGATAGAGCGTGATGTCGCCCTTGCCGTGCCGCGCGAACTCGGGGATGTAGGCTGACACCTTGTCGTCGAAGGCCAGCACGCCGCGCTCGACCAGCTGCCAGATCACCGACGTGGTGATGGGCTTGGTCTTCGAGAACATCAGCCAGAGGGTGTCGTCGGTGGCCGGCGCCCCGAGGCGGGCCTCCCCGAACGTCTTCGAGGCGGCGAGCTTGCCGTGTCGGGCCAGCGCGACCGCCGCGCCCGGGTACTGGCCGGCGTCGATGCCGGCCTGGACGGCCTGGTACAGCAGCTCCAGCCGCTCGGGATCGAGGCCGAGCGATTCGGGGCTGGCGCTCGGCAATGGGTGGCCCGCCGCCCGGGCAGGCGAAAGTGTGGCGTCCGCCATTGGTCGATGCTCCTTCCGGTGAGAGGGGCCGGTCGGCCGCCACCGGCCGGGCCATCGGAGATCATACCGATGCGCGGTGCCGTCAGAGCGATTGCATGAAGGCGTCGCCGCGCAGGTTCGTCGGGGGCTGAAAAACCCCCGACCGGTCTAGAACTCCCGGGGGATCTCCAGGAAGCGCAGGATGCCGGCCGCGATGCCGCGCGCCGCCGCCTCCGGATCGACGAGCAGAATCTGCCGGTCCACGGCGCTCGTGAGGTAGCCGGCCTCCAGGATCGCGCTTGGCGTCCCCGGCGCGATGGCGTGGCAGTACCGCCGACTGTTGAAGGCGTAGTACGCCGTCATGCGCCGCGACGCGCCGACTGGATCTACTGGCAGAGCCGTGGCCGGTCCGTAGGTGTCGGTGATGGCGGCCATCAGCCGGTCGTCCGCCTCTGGCGTGGCTGACCATGCCGCGCGGCCCAGCTTGTAGCCCCGCCGGACGCCGGCCTCGTCGCCATCGGCGTGGATCGAGAGGAAGACGTGGGCCTTGTACTCCACCGGGATGGTGGACGGGAGGATGTCGACCACCACGCCGTGCGCGCGAAGGATCGTCGCCGTGCGCTCGGCGAGGTCGAGGTTGACCTCCCACTCCGCGCGACCGCCGCCGCTGGCGCCCGGCCCGAGGCCGCGCAGCTCAGCCGGCGTCTCCTCCACCCGCCAGTGTCCGGCCTGTAAGCCGACGCGCTTCGGGCCGGGCGGGTTGTAGACCTCGGCTGGCGGCAGCGGCTGGCGGTAACGGCCCCAGAAGCTCCCCCCGTTTGGATCGCCCGGCACGGGCGGTGGCGGCTCGTTCGGCCGCGAGCAGACCTCCTGCCCGAGCGGCGCGGCCAGTGCCTCGATGGGACGCATCGGCGCGAGCGGCACGGGCCCGAGCAGCGCGGCCACGGCGAGCGCGACAAGTGAGCGTGACAGGCGATTCATCCAGCACCTCGGGGGCGGGGTCGAGCCGACCGGCGAGCGTCGGCCCACCGCGGCAGACGATGCAACCGTGGGCTATCCCACAACGTGGGCTATCCCACAACGTGGGCCATCCCACAACGTGGGCTATCCCACAATCGGGAGCGCTTGCGGGCAATTGTGCCGTTTCCCAGCGACACCTGTCAGGAATTGCAGGTATGGTGTGACCGGCCCGCCAACATGTACCCTTCCCGACCGGATGTTCTAGAGAGGGTAGGAGGCGCATGGCCACCGTCGATCTCTCGCAGGCCGAGGCCCGCCGCGTCGCTCTGGCTGCCCAGGGGTTCTCCGACCGCCCTCCGAGCGGTGCGGTCGATGTCCGCCTGATCCGGCGCGTGCTGGGACGGATCGGCGTCCTCCAGATCGACAGCGTCAACGTGCTGGTCCGGACCCAGTACCTGCCCCTCTACTCGCGGCTCGGGCCGTACCCCGCGCGCCTGCTGGAGCACCTCGCCTACGAACGGCGCGAGCTGTTCGAGTACTGGGGACACGAGGCGTCGTTCCTGCCGGTCGCCGCGCAGCCGCTGTTCCGCTGGCGGATGGACCGAGCATCCAACGGCGAGGGCGTCTGGAACGGCATCGCACGGATCGCCCAGGAGCGCCCCGACTTTGTGGAGCACGTCCACGCGACGATTGTCGAGCGGGGAGCGCTGTCGGCCGGCGCGTTCGGCGAAGAGGCCGCCCGCACCGGGCCGTGGTGGGGCTGGAGCGACGGCAAGCGGGCGCTGGAGTTCCTGTTCTGGTCGGGCCGCATCGCCATCGCCCGGCGAACCAACTTCGAGCGGTTCTACGATCTGCCGGAGCGCGTCATCCCGCCGTCCATCTTGCAGCAGCCCACGCCGGGCCGCGA
This genomic interval from Chloroflexota bacterium contains the following:
- a CDS encoding mandelate racemase/muconate lactonizing enzyme family protein, with protein sequence MKVTSVETFLVHPGRRGKNLLFVKVNTDDGIHGWGEAYTQSDRDRSIEVTIHELARYLEGRDPWAIKHFTHWAYNDFLGKRGSMECYSAISGLEHALWDICGKAAGQPVYNLLGGPCRDKIRVYANGWGDGGKDPHATAAKALELVEQGFTALKWDPFPNPWRAYIDKEQEQHAIDGVRIMRETVGPDIDLMVEVHRRLAPINAIRVANAIEEYRPYWFEEPVSARNLDAMAEVRKKINLPIMTGEELYTKTEFREVFERRSADILNPDVCNVGGILELKEIAAMAEAHLVAMSPHNYNSTMLGLAATVHASATMPNFLITEYFVNFEDLGKVIAKPPLLQEGGYVPLPKTPGLGIDLDEDALRAHAYERFPMRGIRQYRDEP
- a CDS encoding cupin domain-containing protein, whose translation is MSAASRPPAIPTVQIDNARVRVTEWRFPPGTTTGFHRHEFDYVVVPMRTATLRILLSDGEMAGNLVAGQSYTRTAGTEHEVVNENAFEVIFVETELK
- a CDS encoding beta-lactamase family protein — encoded protein: MADATLSPARAAGHPLPSASPESLGLDPERLELLYQAVQAGIDAGQYPGAAVALARHGKLAASKTFGEARLGAPATDDTLWLMFSKTKPITTSVIWQLVERGVLAFDDKVSAYIPEFARHGKGDITLYQVLTHQGGYPNSKVTAAAWADHDVLRQQVADFTLEWTPGSRMHYHGESAHWTAAVVIEAVTGKDYRTVIREQLLDPIGITDLLVGVPERQQGRCVDMHTLEDGRQTPSDDWNSAACRAAGRPGGGGYTTAPALTAFYQMLLAGGTLNGKRVLSPRTIAYTTKNHTGDRVDTSQGVPMHRGIGVYLRGDTSIGWMTGTLAPASTFGHGGAGSSISWADPTSGLSFTYIQNSRRDGEWIRRHLDCISNIVHSALVEP
- a CDS encoding N-acetylmuramoyl-L-alanine amidase, producing MNRLSRSLVALAVAALLGPVPLAPMRPIEALAAPLGQEVCSRPNEPPPPVPGDPNGGSFWGRYRQPLPPAEVYNPPGPKRVGLQAGHWRVEETPAELRGLGPGASGGGRAEWEVNLDLAERTATILRAHGVVVDILPSTIPVEYKAHVFLSIHADGDEAGVRRGYKLGRAAWSATPEADDRLMAAITDTYGPATALPVDPVGASRRMTAYYAFNSRRYCHAIAPGTPSAILEAGYLTSAVDRQILLVDPEAAARGIAAGILRFLEIPREF